The following proteins are co-located in the Pseudobacteriovorax antillogorgiicola genome:
- a CDS encoding response regulator — protein sequence MTDLMINLENFPEIIGKEFASSTGPVVVVDDDPQQRQILGACYRKSNCSRDIIFFKSGEEFLDWAGHASTSKESMPSILLLDINMPELDGFEVLQLLRQEASSIHLPNVVMLTTSSFQDDIDRAKGLGANGFWPKPMAIKDYITFFNTLNLATVAIATDS from the coding sequence ATGACTGACCTAATGATCAACCTTGAGAATTTTCCCGAGATTATTGGCAAAGAGTTCGCTAGCTCGACAGGGCCAGTAGTCGTGGTTGATGATGACCCACAGCAAAGACAGATACTCGGTGCCTGCTATAGAAAGTCAAATTGTAGTAGAGACATCATATTTTTTAAATCTGGCGAGGAATTCTTGGACTGGGCTGGCCATGCCAGCACTAGCAAGGAAAGCATGCCAAGCATCTTATTGCTAGACATCAATATGCCAGAACTCGATGGCTTCGAAGTACTTCAGCTACTGAGACAAGAAGCAAGCTCAATACACCTACCAAATGTTGTGATGCTGACCACCTCAAGCTTTCAAGACGATATTGACCGAGCAAAAGGTTTAGGGGCGAATGGCTTCTGGCCAAAACCAATGGCTATCAAAGACTACATCACCTTTTTCAATACCCTAAACCTTGCTACAGTAGCCATCGCCACCGATTCTTGA
- a CDS encoding peroxidase family protein translates to MLTTDLALKYDPRYKAISKRFLKDPQEFGDAFARAWFKLIHRDLGPKSRYLGNDFSNEDFIWQDPLPSADYEMIDDADVQKLKEMIRKVDLSVSDRIKTAWAAAASYRSTDMRGGINGARIRLAPQNTWEVNEPRLLERNIKLLKRIQGQFNAGQKTKQVSLADLIVIAGNSAVEDAAQMAGYRIIVPFTPGRTDASQEQTDVQSFNLLKVTADGFRNYYSQESYMAAEKSFVDRADLLDLTRKEMVVLTGGLRVLGANYKGVEYGELTKYRGALTNDYFINLLDNDIKWVESSEQGIYKGVKRGSGEQLWKATNYDLMFGNNAELRVFAFTYSTPNAKRKFVADFVNAWSKVMTLDRFDLKSH, encoded by the coding sequence ATGCTCACCACAGACTTGGCCTTGAAGTATGACCCTAGGTATAAGGCTATTTCAAAACGCTTTCTAAAAGATCCGCAGGAATTCGGCGATGCCTTTGCGCGGGCTTGGTTCAAGCTCATCCATCGCGACTTGGGCCCAAAATCGCGATATTTAGGCAATGACTTTTCAAATGAAGACTTCATTTGGCAAGATCCGCTACCTTCAGCTGACTATGAAATGATTGATGATGCTGATGTCCAAAAACTTAAAGAGATGATCCGGAAAGTAGACCTTTCCGTATCCGATCGTATTAAAACCGCATGGGCCGCTGCAGCATCCTACCGATCGACGGACATGCGTGGTGGAATCAATGGTGCCCGCATTCGTTTAGCCCCTCAAAATACCTGGGAAGTCAACGAACCTCGCCTGCTCGAAAGAAATATAAAACTTCTAAAGCGCATCCAAGGTCAGTTTAATGCGGGTCAAAAAACCAAACAGGTATCGCTAGCCGATCTGATTGTCATTGCTGGCAACTCTGCTGTGGAGGATGCAGCGCAAATGGCTGGCTATCGGATCATCGTGCCATTTACTCCGGGACGTACCGATGCTAGCCAAGAACAAACAGACGTGCAATCTTTTAACTTGCTTAAAGTGACAGCCGATGGTTTCCGCAACTACTACAGTCAGGAAAGCTACATGGCTGCGGAAAAATCATTCGTTGACCGTGCCGACCTTTTGGATTTGACGCGGAAGGAAATGGTAGTTCTAACGGGCGGACTCAGAGTCCTTGGTGCCAACTATAAAGGTGTCGAATACGGTGAGCTCACCAAGTATCGTGGTGCTCTCACCAATGACTACTTTATCAACCTTCTCGACAACGATATCAAGTGGGTCGAAAGCTCTGAGCAGGGTATTTACAAGGGGGTTAAGCGCGGCTCGGGAGAGCAGCTATGGAAGGCGACGAACTATGATCTTATGTTTGGTAATAATGCTGAGCTGCGGGTCTTCGCATTTACCTACTCAACTCCTAATGCTAAACGAAAGTTCGTTGCAGACTTTGTGAATGCTTGGTCGAAAGTAATGACATTGGATCGCTTTGATCTTAAGAGCCATTGA
- a CDS encoding AMP-binding protein, with the protein MHAVGRTPLEWFYHWEQERPNHVFLRQPCDGDMIEYTWSRVGEELRSMVSYFREQGFEEGDRIGIIARNSARWVMADLAIMMLGGVSVPLYPSQSSESVRYILDHADVKLLFVGNLDQAGKTLADLPLSLKTVDMSYGVNHDFSSLTWEEIIGQHEPLSDSPQRNPQNLTTIVYTSGTTGRAKGVMHSAEAMAFVARNFYDCFQLKHDDRFFSYLPLAHVAERSLLELTSIYGGICVTFMEHMDHFLRDLKSSEATAFFTVPRLWSKFQSAILEKVPQKKLDRLLALPLVSYLVKRKLKSQLGFASVRSFGSGAAPISVDLLKWYQKVGIDIKEGYGHSENLAYATTHQTEPVVCGSVGQALPGCDIKIDQDGEILIKSPATMLGYYLDPESTMRAMENGFFKTGDLGKLDDQGHLTIRGRCKDIFKTEKGKYIAPSQIEGHLDHNRYIEQICVTGHGLPQPVALVVPSPESSQLNRADLTKYLEDAMELANRNLQNYEKVKNFIVVKEAWTVESGLMTPTLKMKRHMIEEKYRAIVETSREHRDSVLWEERG; encoded by the coding sequence ATGCATGCAGTCGGACGAACCCCACTTGAATGGTTTTATCACTGGGAGCAGGAGCGGCCCAACCATGTTTTTCTACGTCAACCCTGCGACGGAGATATGATTGAGTACACATGGTCTCGGGTGGGTGAAGAGCTTCGGTCGATGGTCAGTTACTTTCGAGAGCAGGGTTTTGAGGAAGGGGATCGAATCGGAATCATAGCTAGAAATAGTGCGCGTTGGGTCATGGCGGATTTGGCGATTATGATGCTAGGTGGCGTGAGTGTCCCCCTTTATCCAAGTCAAAGCTCTGAATCTGTTCGCTATATTTTAGATCATGCCGACGTGAAATTGCTGTTTGTGGGGAACTTGGATCAAGCCGGGAAGACTCTGGCTGATCTACCGCTGTCTCTTAAAACTGTTGATATGAGCTACGGGGTGAATCATGATTTTTCGTCGTTGACTTGGGAGGAGATCATTGGTCAACACGAACCTCTCAGTGATAGCCCACAGCGCAATCCCCAAAACCTCACCACTATTGTCTATACATCGGGAACGACAGGGCGCGCCAAAGGGGTGATGCATTCAGCTGAAGCGATGGCCTTTGTAGCAAGAAACTTCTATGATTGTTTCCAATTGAAACATGATGATCGGTTTTTCTCGTATCTTCCCCTAGCACATGTGGCAGAGCGATCCCTGCTAGAGCTTACGAGCATCTATGGTGGAATATGCGTGACGTTCATGGAGCATATGGATCACTTCCTTAGGGATCTGAAATCATCTGAGGCGACTGCGTTCTTCACCGTACCCCGGCTCTGGAGTAAGTTCCAATCGGCTATCTTAGAAAAAGTTCCACAGAAGAAACTCGATCGCCTTCTTGCATTACCGCTGGTGTCATATCTTGTGAAGAGGAAGCTAAAATCCCAGCTAGGGTTTGCAAGCGTTCGATCCTTTGGATCTGGAGCCGCTCCTATCTCTGTTGATCTGCTCAAGTGGTATCAGAAGGTTGGTATTGATATTAAGGAGGGGTATGGCCACTCAGAAAACCTTGCCTACGCTACCACTCATCAGACAGAGCCGGTAGTCTGTGGTTCGGTGGGGCAGGCGCTGCCAGGCTGTGATATTAAGATCGATCAAGATGGAGAGATCCTAATTAAAAGCCCAGCAACCATGCTCGGCTACTATCTTGACCCAGAATCGACCATGAGGGCTATGGAAAATGGCTTTTTTAAGACAGGTGATCTAGGAAAGCTCGATGATCAAGGGCACCTGACAATTCGTGGTCGCTGTAAAGATATCTTCAAAACTGAGAAAGGTAAGTACATCGCGCCATCACAGATCGAAGGGCATCTTGACCACAATCGTTATATTGAGCAAATATGTGTGACTGGCCATGGCTTACCACAACCAGTAGCGCTCGTGGTCCCATCTCCGGAAAGCTCTCAGCTCAATCGTGCCGATCTTACCAAGTACCTTGAGGATGCTATGGAGCTAGCCAACCGTAATCTGCAAAACTATGAAAAGGTCAAGAACTTCATTGTCGTGAAGGAGGCCTGGACAGTTGAATCGGGTTTGATGACGCCGACTCTCAAAATGAAGCGTCATATGATCGAAGAAAAGTATCGCGCGATCGTTGAGACTAGCCGTGAGCATAGAGATAGTGTCTTGTGGGAAGAACGGGGATAG
- a CDS encoding peroxidase family protein gives MMKMTRLIITSAIAMSAPSFSYPGMAKSESGKTHNAPPATSSMMPQAESADSSIDQMIPRLIVEGESNLPVVDMGPLRKNESSENPLGSNFNYAQAFAKLDFEQVKADMKAVLTDSKEFWPADYGHYGPLFIRLSWHSAGTYRAIDGRGGSDGGQMRFYPLAQWPDNANLDKARLLIQPVVDKYYPNLSWADAMVLAGDIAMRDMGFETLGVAGGRIDDWAPDMVYWGPEDEFLKSERFDENGNLMLPLAASVMGLIYVNPEGPDGKPDPLLSAERIRTTFGRMGMNDEETVALIAGGHTFGKTHGAPRPKECPDPKANCPAAKGPKTNTSGIEGPWTPKPIEWTHEYLTNLFKYDWKLTKGPG, from the coding sequence ATGATGAAGATGACTCGTCTGATAATCACATCAGCCATCGCCATGTCGGCCCCAAGTTTTTCTTACCCAGGAATGGCTAAGAGTGAATCGGGTAAAACGCATAATGCCCCTCCTGCAACCAGTTCAATGATGCCCCAAGCTGAAAGTGCCGATAGCTCTATCGACCAGATGATCCCTCGACTCATTGTCGAAGGAGAGAGCAATCTTCCGGTAGTTGATATGGGCCCTCTGCGAAAAAATGAAAGCTCGGAAAACCCCTTAGGCTCGAATTTTAACTACGCTCAGGCCTTTGCTAAGCTCGATTTTGAACAGGTCAAAGCAGATATGAAGGCTGTTCTAACGGATTCAAAAGAGTTTTGGCCTGCAGACTATGGGCACTATGGCCCTTTATTTATTCGACTGTCTTGGCACAGTGCTGGAACCTATCGGGCAATCGATGGCCGTGGCGGATCGGATGGCGGTCAAATGAGATTCTATCCCCTAGCTCAATGGCCTGACAATGCTAACCTCGATAAGGCTAGGCTCTTGATCCAACCAGTTGTTGATAAATACTACCCCAATCTATCTTGGGCAGATGCCATGGTCTTAGCAGGCGACATCGCCATGCGAGATATGGGATTCGAAACTTTAGGAGTGGCCGGTGGCCGAATCGACGACTGGGCTCCCGATATGGTTTATTGGGGACCTGAAGATGAATTCTTGAAAAGCGAACGATTTGATGAAAACGGTAACCTCATGCTGCCTCTTGCCGCATCAGTTATGGGCTTGATCTATGTAAACCCAGAAGGCCCTGATGGCAAACCAGATCCGCTTTTATCTGCGGAACGAATTCGTACCACGTTTGGCCGCATGGGGATGAATGACGAGGAGACAGTAGCCCTCATAGCTGGTGGACATACCTTTGGTAAAACTCATGGTGCTCCGCGGCCCAAAGAGTGTCCAGACCCCAAAGCCAATTGTCCAGCCGCCAAAGGTCCTAAGACCAACACCAGTGGTATTGAAGGCCCTTGGACTCCTAAGCCGATCGAATGGACACATGAGTACCTGACCAACCTATTTAAGTATGACTGGAAGCTTACTAAGGGTCCTGGTTGA
- the gntF gene encoding guanitoxin biosynthesis pre-guanitoxin forming N-methyltransferase GntF yields MSHDLQDDTSSFEGRAYLNEYFTEVNDEYRGLYRFWIDSIKKMAGAKEALELGVGPTLYTALPLTAVCESIDLADYVLDCFKETNAWLNGDTQSFNWNIYTKLVLELEGSANSAIDIKNRENLVRLKIRDTFHCNIKEKNPIAPRSKTYDIVTAHYCTEAASDSVSTWEGVIRNIWTLVRPGGWLLLSVSAGLKRFRQYADQEPCTSSPQIDKRSVLKCIETLPGAGKADWEYLPAPHDRPYEGTVLLAVQRSSL; encoded by the coding sequence ATGAGTCATGATTTACAGGACGATACTTCAAGCTTTGAGGGGCGTGCTTATTTGAATGAGTATTTTACCGAGGTGAACGATGAGTATCGAGGACTATACCGTTTCTGGATCGACTCTATAAAAAAGATGGCAGGTGCAAAAGAAGCTCTTGAGCTAGGAGTCGGTCCTACATTGTATACTGCTTTGCCTTTAACTGCAGTTTGTGAGTCAATTGACCTTGCTGACTATGTTCTAGACTGCTTTAAGGAAACCAATGCCTGGCTTAATGGAGATACACAGTCATTTAACTGGAATATCTATACGAAGCTGGTTCTGGAGCTGGAAGGGTCAGCGAACAGTGCCATTGACATCAAGAATCGAGAGAACCTGGTGCGGTTAAAGATTCGCGACACGTTTCATTGCAATATTAAGGAAAAAAATCCAATTGCTCCTCGTAGTAAGACTTACGATATTGTTACAGCTCATTACTGCACAGAAGCTGCGAGTGACTCTGTGAGTACTTGGGAGGGTGTTATCCGTAATATTTGGACTCTTGTTCGACCAGGAGGATGGCTCTTATTAAGTGTTAGCGCAGGATTAAAGCGATTCCGTCAATATGCAGACCAAGAGCCGTGTACTTCATCACCGCAGATCGATAAGCGCTCCGTTTTAAAATGTATAGAGACGCTTCCTGGTGCTGGAAAAGCTGATTGGGAGTATTTACCAGCGCCTCATGACAGACCCTACGAAGGTACGGTTTTGCTCGCCGTTCAAAGAAGCTCCCTATGA
- a CDS encoding EamA family transporter, which translates to MTWMTWALLSTLLYGLWAFLGKLSSSSLSDKQVFILQFLGSLPVIAYVVVSGGNRIPWDSKDSYLALLFGSCGMLATFFFVKALQKGSASTVTLMTALYPAVTVVLAAIFLKESLNGRQISGIVLGILGIYLLVSSS; encoded by the coding sequence ATGACCTGGATGACCTGGGCGCTACTTTCCACCTTGCTTTATGGCCTTTGGGCTTTCTTAGGAAAATTAAGTTCGTCAAGCCTGAGCGACAAGCAGGTCTTTATACTGCAGTTTCTGGGTTCACTGCCCGTGATTGCCTACGTTGTGGTTTCCGGTGGGAATCGCATCCCTTGGGATTCGAAAGATAGCTATTTAGCCCTACTTTTCGGTAGCTGTGGTATGCTTGCTACCTTTTTCTTCGTCAAGGCGCTACAAAAGGGCTCCGCTTCAACAGTGACTTTAATGACTGCTCTATATCCAGCAGTGACAGTTGTTCTAGCAGCAATTTTTTTAAAGGAAAGCCTCAATGGACGTCAGATTTCAGGTATCGTGCTGGGGATTCTAGGGATCTATCTTTTGGTTTCAAGCTCTTAG
- a CDS encoding sensor histidine kinase — protein MKLRNKLMMLAILPIGLVIFSIALLGQRLYQSHLAIERYVEIQTNKQEIITSILRYWGYGHGIHHFKNYVLRGDDWYRSQALLDLAKVEDLIDQYMAYEELSLEEKQAMIVLRSTVSAYKENISLAQKALEESRSIRKIDLLVKIDDGPAIESFKMFNDYFRKTKQDALQNYLDAKNDFLSTSIITIVLILGVTFYTSRWFSRSMIKSFNELVQICRQIKSGRFRAKDLEAPTAETTTDEIKYLRHNFIAMGRALEESFSRLKKSNQDLSNFAYIASHDLKEPIKKIANSSDLLYLELERNLDSESKQYFDVIQSSTKHMLSLLDNVLDYSELRSQKFEPENVDLNEAISLCQSDLELAIQSTGAHIELENLPRVKGNPVLLRTMFRNLLSNALQFRRKGSIPKITISAKPTKQGRWVISVEDNGIGFSMKYRDKILKPFGRAHSREQAPGNGIGLASSQRIAELHHSQLQVYSMEGVGSTFSVELEEAS, from the coding sequence ATGAAGTTGCGCAACAAGTTAATGATGCTTGCTATTCTCCCCATTGGGCTAGTAATTTTTAGTATCGCTCTCCTTGGACAAAGACTTTACCAAAGTCACTTAGCGATCGAACGATATGTAGAGATACAAACTAACAAGCAGGAAATTATAACTAGTATCTTGCGCTACTGGGGATATGGCCACGGAATCCACCACTTCAAGAATTACGTTCTTCGCGGTGATGATTGGTATCGTAGTCAGGCATTGTTAGACTTGGCTAAGGTCGAAGACCTTATCGATCAATACATGGCTTACGAGGAACTAAGTCTGGAAGAAAAGCAGGCTATGATCGTACTCCGTTCTACTGTAAGTGCTTATAAAGAAAATATTTCATTAGCACAAAAGGCTCTCGAAGAGAGTCGCTCAATTCGAAAAATAGACCTTTTGGTAAAGATTGATGATGGTCCTGCTATTGAGAGCTTTAAGATGTTTAATGACTATTTTCGCAAGACCAAACAAGATGCCTTACAAAACTATCTTGATGCTAAAAACGATTTTCTTTCGACTTCTATCATCACCATCGTACTGATTCTAGGGGTTACTTTCTATACCAGTCGCTGGTTTTCGCGGTCTATGATCAAGTCTTTCAATGAGCTGGTTCAAATATGTCGGCAGATCAAATCAGGGCGATTCCGCGCTAAAGATTTGGAGGCACCTACAGCTGAAACCACTACAGATGAGATTAAGTATTTGAGGCACAACTTTATTGCAATGGGGCGAGCCCTCGAAGAGTCGTTTTCTAGGCTAAAGAAATCAAATCAAGACTTAAGCAATTTCGCCTATATTGCCTCTCACGATTTGAAAGAACCGATCAAAAAAATAGCTAATTCATCAGACTTACTCTATTTAGAGCTTGAGCGTAATTTGGATTCGGAGTCAAAACAATACTTCGATGTGATTCAAAGTTCCACGAAACACATGCTTTCTCTTTTGGATAACGTTCTCGATTACTCTGAACTCAGATCCCAAAAATTTGAACCAGAGAACGTCGATCTAAACGAAGCCATCAGTCTCTGCCAATCCGATTTAGAACTTGCTATACAATCCACTGGTGCCCACATAGAATTAGAAAATCTACCAAGGGTAAAGGGAAATCCAGTTCTGCTTCGGACGATGTTTAGAAACTTGCTTTCGAATGCCTTGCAGTTTAGACGTAAGGGCTCCATTCCCAAAATCACGATTTCTGCCAAACCGACCAAGCAAGGACGCTGGGTGATTAGTGTCGAAGACAATGGCATTGGCTTCAGCATGAAGTATCGGGATAAGATTCTTAAACCATTCGGAAGGGCGCACTCTCGTGAGCAAGCACCAGGCAATGGTATCGGTTTAGCCTCAAGTCAAAGAATCGCAGAGCTTCATCACAGTCAACTTCAGGTCTATAGTATGGAAGGAGTCGGCTCGACATTTTCTGTAGAGCTTGAGGAGGCCTCATGA